TTACCACTGCATAGGAAATGACGTTCTCCAGCTCCCGGATGTTGCCCGGCCAGCTGTAATCCATCAAAACAGCCAGGGCTTTGTTTTCTATCTGATCGATTCCTTTAGCCTGAGCCGCAGCTGCCGTCTGGAGAAAATGCCGGCAGAGCAGTGGGATGTCGCTTTGCCGGTCCCGCAGATTGGGCAGGTTGATGGTTACCACATTAAGGCGGTAGAAAAGATCCTCCCGGAATCGTCCGGATTTGACCTCTTGGACCAGATCCCGGTTGGTGGCCGATATAACCCGGACATTTACTTTGATGCTCTGGGTATCTCCCACCCTGCGCATCTCGCCGTCCTGAAGCACCCGCAAAAGTTTAGCCTGGATGGCCGGAGAGATATCGCCGATCTCGTCCAGGAAAAACGTGCCGCCGTCGGCCATTTCAAACAGCCCCATTTTATTGCTCAAGGCCCCGGTAAAGGCGCCTTTTTTATAACCGAACAATTCAGATTCCAACAGGGTCTCGGGCAGGGCTCCGCAATATTGGGCCACAAAATTCTTTTCCTTGCGGGGGCCGTTATAATGAATGGCCTTGGCCACCAGTTCTTTGCCGGTACCGGAGTCGCCCTGGATCAGAACCGGAACACTGCTCTCTATCACCTTTTCCACCACCGAAAGGGCCACCAGGAATTTGGGAGACTGGCCGACAATATTTTCGAACCGGTACTGACGGCTGATCTCCTCCTTTAGGATCAGGTTTTCCTGTCTTAGGCGGGCCTGGAGTTTGGCGTTCTCGATGGAGATGGCCGCCATATTGGCGAAGGCCGCCAAAAATACTTTGTCCCGTTCGGTGAATACGTTTTTGGTGGTGCGGCTGTCCACATAGATCAGGCCGATGATTTGATCCTGCTTTTTGAGCGGCACGCAGATGATGGAGAGAATGTTGTAAAGCAGCACGCTCTCCGAGCCGGAGAAACGGGGATCGGTCCTGGCGTCCGAGGTCAGTGTTCCTTCGCCGCTTTCCAGCACCTGATTGATGATGGTCTGAGAAATTTCATCGGGGTTTTCGATGGGCCGGTGCTGGAAGTTGCGGGCCACCTTGACCGCCAATTCTCCCAAAGGCTGTTCTTTTATCATTAGCAGGCCCCGCTCGGCCTTGGTGGTGGATATCACCAGGTCCATCACCCGGTTGAACAGCTCCTCCGGCTCCTGGATGGAGTTGATCACCTGGCTGATGTCATAAAGAGCCAGCATCCCCTCTTTGTCGACTTGTTTTAATTCCTCGATAGACATTTTTGTTTATCGGATTTTATTAAGGTATGGTGAAAGTAGCTTCGACGGCGGCGGAATTCCCATCGCCGTCGGTGGCCCTTACCAGCCAGAGGTAAACGCCGGCGGCAAGTGTGGCCGTGCATTGTACATTGGATACGTTAGCTGTTGTTAAAGACCAATATTTCTGAGTGCCCTGCCAGATCTCTATAGTGATGTCTACTCCGCTGGCTTGGGCGTTGGTCCAACTCAAATTACCGGGCAAAGCCAAAGCTGCTCCATTATTGGGTACAAGGCTTGTCGGAACGGGACTGAACAACGGGACCGTGGCCTGACGTGGGGCCAGACCCTCGCCAGGTTCTATGGAAAAAGTTACGGTCTTTCCTATTATCCAAGCGGCCAATGATTCAGGATCGTATATGGTCCCATAAATCAACTCCAGATTCAGATCCCAGGCATATTTTTTGACGGAAACATCCGGCTTGCTGCTATCGGCCGGATAAGTTTTGCCTTCCACCATGGCATAGAACAAATACGCATCCAAAGAGGCCTGCCCCTCGGGATGGGTTCCCAGGCATTCCAGTACAAGCCCTCTGTCCAATTGGCCGTTTTCATGTGCTATCACATAGGTGTTAACCCTGGGGTTGGACAGTGACGGTTTTCCAGTTATTATGAAATCATATTCCAGTTTCCCGTCGGATGGAACATCTATGGTGTCCGCAGCGTCGTAATACTGGGGATGACGGACGGCAAGGATATATCTTTCCCCTCCCGGCAATTCCAGCTGATAGCCCCCCTGGGCGTCGCAAACTGTGTTGATGTTGACCGGCCCGGCGGTGACCACCGCTCCCGGCACCGGTGATGCTTTGGAATTACGGACCGTGCCCCAAACCCCCCGGCCGTTGACCGGATCAAGCGGGTTATCACGTTTGGCATCCGGCCCGCAGCCCAATCCGGACAACAGGCCCAGAACCAATAGCAATGTTGATATTTTTGTTTTATTCATGGCATGATTCAGTCAGTAAGGACTATGTCCAGTGCGCTGTAAAACCAAAAGGATATTGCCAGGTTGATCCCGAAACTGCGGGTTTTATACCAGGCATTATAGGTGTCATATTTGGACCCGATGACATCCGGATCGGTGGCATTCAGATAACTTTGATGGCTTAAATATGTGCCTAAAAATACCGCGCCCAGTCCGGCGGCAATTCCCAGAGCCGATCGTTTGAGGATCTTTCCCTTTTTAATTTCTCCCCGGTATGACTGGCCCCAGCCCGGCCACAGGGCGGCGCGCCACAAACAGGGCATTTTTTTTGGCTTGCCCTTATCAAAAATCAGCCCGGGCTGCACCCCTGATTGCCCCTGGCTTTGAGCGACCTCTAGCTGGGCTCGTTTGAAAACGCTGATTATTTTGGGAGAGACGAATTCCGGGTTCAATTCCAGCTTAGGCTTGGAAACCAGGATGATCTTGAATACTTCCACCGCCTGATCGTCATTCCCCAGGGCCACCAGGGAAAAAGATAGGTAGGTGCGGAGATAGACCAGATCGCTGGGGGTATAGGGAGCCGTATCGGCCAGGGCTTTTTGGGCATTACCGACCACCTCATCGTAATATCCCCGCTCATAGGAGGCCACCACCACCCCCAGATAGTTCGCGCTTTGAGCATGAACTTGTGGGGACCAGGCTGGCCAGGCCAGCAAGAACGATATGAATATTATTCTTTTCATTGCAGGATTATATTCCGATCCAAAGTCTTGTCCTCTTCGATGTTCAGGTTTTCTTTCCAC
This portion of the candidate division TA06 bacterium genome encodes:
- a CDS encoding carboxypeptidase regulatory-like domain-containing protein — encoded protein: MNKTKISTLLLVLGLLSGLGCGPDAKRDNPLDPVNGRGVWGTVRNSKASPVPGAVVTAGPVNINTVCDAQGGYQLELPGGERYILAVRHPQYYDAADTIDVPSDGKLEYDFIITGKPSLSNPRVNTYVIAHENGQLDRGLVLECLGTHPEGQASLDAYLFYAMVEGKTYPADSSKPDVSVKKYAWDLNLELIYGTIYDPESLAAWIIGKTVTFSIEPGEGLAPRQATVPLFSPVPTSLVPNNGAALALPGNLSWTNAQASGVDITIEIWQGTQKYWSLTTANVSNVQCTATLAAGVYLWLVRATDGDGNSAAVEATFTIP
- a CDS encoding sigma 54-interacting transcriptional regulator, which produces MSIEELKQVDKEGMLALYDISQVINSIQEPEELFNRVMDLVISTTKAERGLLMIKEQPLGELAVKVARNFQHRPIENPDEISQTIINQVLESGEGTLTSDARTDPRFSGSESVLLYNILSIICVPLKKQDQIIGLIYVDSRTTKNVFTERDKVFLAAFANMAAISIENAKLQARLRQENLILKEEISRQYRFENIVGQSPKFLVALSVVEKVIESSVPVLIQGDSGTGKELVAKAIHYNGPRKEKNFVAQYCGALPETLLESELFGYKKGAFTGALSNKMGLFEMADGGTFFLDEIGDISPAIQAKLLRVLQDGEMRRVGDTQSIKVNVRVISATNRDLVQEVKSGRFREDLFYRLNVVTINLPNLRDRQSDIPLLCRHFLQTAAAAQAKGIDQIENKALAVLMDYSWPGNIRELENVISYAVVMAKGQTIRLDDLPEQIKTVKSEPAATISGQTMREMEKNLIIATLKDCQGNRRQTADQLGISLRTLQYKLKELKRDDAVSEG